The following nucleotide sequence is from Acetivibrio cellulolyticus CD2.
TTCCCCTATTGCATTGTAAACATGCTCCGATTCCAGCGCAATCCCCAAATACCTGCCAAACTCGCTCAGTTCATTATAGAAATCATTCCTGATTACTTCATCTTCAAGTATAAGTTCATACTCTTCCTTGTCGGATTTGTTTTTAACAGCTTTGAATATTGCTACAACATTGGAATAGGATTCACGCAGCTTTCCAAGTGTACTTATCACATCTACAAGCGCACGCTCTAAATCTTTACCATCAAAGTTTTCAAGTCCGGCTCCAGAGTAAGTTTTCATTGCAGAATCCAATTCTGCAATAAGTCCACGATAATCAACTATAAGTCCGAAATCCTTACCTTCATACAATCGGTTTACACGCGCAATTGCCTGGAGCAGGGTATGATCCTTCATGGGTTTGTCTATATAAAGGATAGTAGCTCTGGGAGCGTCAAATCCTGTCAAAAGCTTATCAACAACAATAAGTACCTCAAGTTCATCACCATCAACAAACTCACTCTTTACGTGTTCTTCATATTTATCGGGATCTGAATACTCTTCCGTCATTTTCCTCCAAAACTTCAGAACCCTATCTTTAGGCTCTTCATCTACTTCTTCATAGCCTTCACGCTGGTCAGGCGGGGAAATAACAACCGCCGTACTTACATCTTCAAATTCTTCAAACGCTTCCTGATAGCGAATTGCATCAGATTTGGAAGCAGTTGCAAGTATTGCTTTAGCATAAGTGCCTTTATAGAATTGTTTATAATGTACGTAAATATCATCGGCGATAAGCCGTATTCTTTGCTCTGATGAAGCGATTGCCTCAAACTTGCTCCATTTATTTTTAAGTTCTTCTGCCTGCTTTTCATTGAGATTTCTGGTTATCATTTCAATGCGCCTGTCAATAGCATTTCTATTAACTGTCTGTTCAACAAGTCTGCCTTCGTAAAAAAGCGGTACTATAGCACCATCATCCACACCATTTTTGATGGTGTATTGGTGAATCATCCTGCTTCCGAATTTATTCATTGTACTTTTATCTTTTTTCATAAGCGGTGTCCCAGTAAAACCTAAGTAACAGGAATTTGGAAACACTTTCTTCATTTTTATGTGCAGTTCGCCGTATTGAGTCCTGTGGGATTCATCAATAAGTACAAAAATATTTCTGGACTTCACAGGTTCCTGATGCCTAGAAGCTGTATCAAACTTATGGACGAGGGATGTAATTATATCTGCACCATTATTATTAATCAATTCAACAAGGTTTTTACCGCTGGTTGCTCTTTCCGCTTTCAGCCTTGAATGGTTGAAAGTCTTATGAATCTGGCTATCCAACTCTATTCTGTCTGTAATGACCAGTAATTGTGGATGTACTTCTGCCATTTCAGACAAAAGATATCTTGCAAGCATAACCATTGTAAGCGATTTCCCAGACCCTTGCGTATGCCATATGACACCAGATTGACGGTTTCCATTTTTATCCATTTCCTCTACTGTCTTTATTATCTCTTTAATTGCAAAGTACTGCTGGTAACGTGCAATCTTTTTTATATTTTTATCATATAGGTTAAAATACCTTATTAATTGTAAAACCCGATTAGGGTGAAACAGTGAAACAATGTTTTTATCCTGGGTAGTCGGAATTCTGTCTGTAACAGCCTTTCCAAGCTCTTTTTCAAACCATTTGTATTCAACAGACTTTTCATCCTCTTTCCATACAGACCAGAATTTCTTAGGTGTCCCAGTAGTAGCATATTGAGTCTCATTTTTATTGGTAGCCATCACAATTTGAATAAATTTAAACAGTTGAGGAATATACCCCTTTCCCTGATTCCTCAGCATCTGACTGATTCCCTGGGAAATAGATATAGATGCCTTCTTACATTCAATTACTGCAAAGGGTATACCATTTATAAAGAGCACAATATCCGGTCTCGCATTGCCCTGACCATCTTCCCTCTCAACGCTGAATTCTTCAACCACATGGAATATATTGTTTTCAGGCTTCTTCCAATCAATGTAGTTGATGTCAAATGACCTTGTTCCATCTACATCCGGCAATTTTTCGGCGTAGCTTCTCCCTAGGAGTAAGGAATCATAGATTTTTTCATTTGTTTTCATAAGTCCATCTGTCAAAGCTTCATCAAGGTCTTGTATAGCTTGCTTGATGTTTTTTTCGGAGAACTTATGGCATTTGCTCTTATACTCAAAATGATTTATTTCTTTTAACTTTTCATACAGAATGTCTTTCAAAATTACATTATACAGATTTCCTCTCATTGCCTCCGCTTTTTCAAACGGTAAAACGATATAACCAATCTTGCTGAGTACTTCCAATGCCGGTATCTGGGATATATACATTTCATTATATTCCGTCTCTCTGCTCACATAATCGCCTCACTTGTCTGTATCTAATTGTTTACACGTACTATGCCTGTAAGTAACAGTTGCATAAGTCCTTTCTTCTGGAGCTTCAAGGCTTCCAGTTCTTGTTGGTGTAGGTTTATTTCTTTTGTAGCTACATCAAGAATTTCTCCAATTTGTTTTTGCTCATACTCACTTGGAACAGGAAGTGTTATGTCAAAAAATTCATCTGCATTCAAGTTTAATAAGCCATCATTTCTTACTCCTGTATTAATAATTGCAGCTAGTTGATCATTCATCAAACCAGCCTCAAAATAGTACTTATAAAAATTACTATCTACACCATTCATTGAAAATGATATATATACGTTTGGCACTAGTGCTTCCTCATAATCTTCAAGTCTAAATATACATCCATATGGATATGTTTTTGAATTGCCTTTATTATATGAAAATTCGCCATGTTTGAGTAATGTGTATTTCTCAACATTTTTACCAGCTATAACTTTTGAAAACCGTTCACTTTGATCCAAAAATCCACTTAATGATGATATCGTTAATACTGGAACATCTTGTCCATTGTTTTTCCTGATTATTCGTATGCAAATCTCTTTTAATCTTTTTAAAGTCCATTCATTATTAAATCCTGAAAGCTTGAGTTTACCAGTCAAAAGCTTATTCATCAGCCCTCTCTTTTGTTCTTTCTTTTGCTCAATAAGCTTCTCTTTTAATTCAATTGCTTTATCCCATGCGGATAGAATATCAGCAATTTTCCGCTGTTCTTGTTTTTCAATATGCGGTATGCATATCTCAGAAAATTTCGATTTGCTAATAATAGGTACAGCCTGTTTTTCAATTTTAGATTCTTTAATTTTATTAAAGTAATAATTAAGTGCATAATATACATATTCATTATTATATATCTCATTTGGAATTATAGAGTTTATTTGCTGATTTGTAGTTAACATCTCTGATGCTATAGCAATCTTTCCAATTGTAGATCCAATACAAATCATCATAATAGAGTTCTGAGGAACTTTTCTACTAATTTCAAAACCTTTTCCCGACAAGTATTTTTCAGTTTTGCGAACATATTTACTACTGCCTATATCACCAGGTGCTACAAACATATAAGTATCTCCATAGTACTCAGGATGTTTGGTACTTGGAGTGTTTCCTGTAATTATTTCTCCAACATTTTTTATCTGCGCAACATTCCATTCCTTGGGTATTCTTCCAATTTCACTTTCATAAAATTTGCGTTGTGAATTTTTTCTCAGCTCACTAATATTCATATAATCTCGCCTCTCATAACCTCATTCAACCCTAAAGCATATTCTAAAAGATTTGTACTTAATCAACTAATTTCTTATTTTTTGTCTCTATCTCCTTCTCAATCTGCTTAGCACTCTTCTTAGGTGTTGGTAAATTCTCAGGCATAGTCCCACCAAGCTCTTCAATTGTTTGTCTTACTTTTTTACCTACATACAAATGTGTTTCATTTGCCTTTTCCTTACCTTTTATATTATCACGCCTTAATTTTTCGTCAGTCTGAGTAGCCCGAAACAAATTGGCTGCAAGTTCTGTACTTCCCATGTGGTCAAGTATCTTTTGGCTCTTTTTCAAGCCTTTTCTTTCGTGAATATCCTTTGCTTTCAATCCACCGTAAAGTCCCATATATCCGTAATTTTGAAAGACAGCATAATCAACATTGGTTTCAACTCCTGCATTTTTAGCAGCTTCAACAAGTGATTTGTTATGTTCTTTGAGTTCATTCCTAATTGCCAGCCTTTTACCATCTTCAGTTAATTGTTCAACTGCCTCCTGCATCTCTCTTTCCCGTGTTTTCACTGCAAAATAAGTCTGACCAAGTGCAATTACCTCTTTTCTTGGATCTCCATTTTGCACTATCAGATAACAGGCATACCTCGAAAGATAAAAATCATCAACTTCTCTTTTGGCAGTTTTCCCGGTTTCTATCATATTGCTGACCTCAGCAATATGATCTGAAGCATTTATATTACTGTTTTTGCAGGCTTCCTTAGCCTTATCAATCAGCTTAACGAAGTTTTCCCATCTTTTGTACCCTAAAACTTTTGCAAGGTCTCTTCCGTACCAGTATTCTGCACCATATTCATTTATCTTTTTTATTTCCTCAAAGGTTCTCTCCGAATAACCCTTAATATCCATTACATCAACTCCCCCTTTACAGCCCCAACTCTTCCAAATACTTTGCCATCTGTCCTTCAACTTCCGCCAATTCCGCCTTTATACTTGCTATCTTTTGTGCTACTTCCTCCATGTCCACCATTTCTTCCTCTTCGAAGGTATCTACATATCTTGGTATGTTGAGGTTGTAGTCATTCTCTATGATTTCATTTTTTGTTGCCACATAAGCAAACTTTTCAATATTCTCATACTTTTCATAGGCATCTTCAATTCTCTTAATATCCGCTTCTCTGAGTTTGTTCTGGTTTTTTCCTTTTTCGTAATAATTGTCACCAGACGCATCTATGAAAAGCACATCGTCTCTGTCTCTGTTCTGCCTGAATACCAGTATACATGCCGGAATACCTGTACCAAAGAATAGGTTTGACGGAAGGCCAATTACTGCATCAAGTAGATTCATATCAATAATTTTCTGACGGATTTTTCCTTCGCTTGCACCTCTGAACAGAACACCGTGAGGAAGTACAACACCCATTCTTCCACCTTCAGCTAAAGAATGGAGCATATGGAGTACGAAGGCATAGTCTCCTTTCGATGAAGGAGGCACACCCCAGCTAAAACGTTTATATGGGTCGAGGCCCTCTTCCATTTTGAATTCCTTGTCATTTCCTTCTCCAACAAAACCCATTGCCCACTTATCTAGTGAAAATGGAGGATTTGCAACTACCACCTGGAATTTCATCAACTTATCATTTTCCAGATGCAACGGATTTGAAAGTGTGTCACCCCATGCAATCCTTGCATCATCAATGCTGTGCAGGAACATGTTCATTCTGCATAGAGAATGTGTTTGACCATTTCGTTCCTGTCCATATATCTGCGCCTTACCCGATGGTATTTTATTAAAAGCCTTAATCAACAAGGACCCAGATCCACAGGTAGGGTCATAGATTCTGTCATTTTCTTTTGGTTTGACAAGCCTTGATAAAAGTTCTGAAACTTCCGACGGAGTAAAGAATTCGCCGCCTTTTTTACCTGCATCTGAAGCAAAATTTGCAATCATATATTCATAGGCATTTCCTATTACATCTTCTCCAACAAGCCTTGAAGGTCTTAAATCCAAATCTTTGAAGTCTTCCAGAAGGTGTTTTAACATGGCATTTCGCTCTTTTGTATTACCAAGAACAGCTTCTGAGTTAAAGTCTATGTTCTTAAATACTCCTCTGAGTTTTGTCTTGTTTTCTTCTTCCACGTGTGCCAAAGCTGTATTTATTATTTCGCCGATATTGGGCTGATTTCTTTTGTCGTATATATAATCAAAGGTTGAAATTTCATCTAGTACAAACCGTTCATATGACATTTGCCTTTTAACCATTTCTTCATCATTATCAAATTTTTTCATAAGTTCTTCTTTATGTTCTTTATATATGTCACTTACATATTTTATAAACAGCATAACAAGCACATAGTCTTTATAAACTGAAGAATCGACCTTACCCCTGAAAGTATCGCATGCTCTCCATAACGTTCCGTTTACTTCTTCCTGTGTATATTTCTTAATTTCCATCATTTGAACCCCCTGTGATCAATTTTCCTATAATCGCTTTGTTGTATTTCGTTTTCTCATCAATGAGACTTGTCATCAATTCTTTTTCTCTTAACATGAATTTATTAAACTCAATTATTTTCTTCTGTTTTTCAATCTTTGGGAACTTTACAACGATTTCTTTTAACAAACTGTTATTTATAATCTGTATTGCAGAGCCAATAACCGACCTTCCAAAAAACTCCTTCATCAAATCACTGTTCAGATATATACTAAGATAATCCGGTAGCAGTATAACATCAGACAATCTTATAATTGCAAACAGTGAAGGTATCAACAGGCCTTCGTTGTTCTCATTTATAGCAATTGAAGTGTTTGGATAGCTTAACCTAACAATAACATCTCCCTGCTGTGTCAGGTATTTTTCATCAAGTTCCTCATTACTTTCAAAGCAATCAAGTTCATTTATATTCAGCCATCCATCCTGTTCAAAACTCTTCAATGTAAGCATTTTGTAATCTTTAAACACATTTTCCCTTAAAGCTGCCTGTTTTCTTTTAACCACCAATCCAGTATTTATTTTTGCAATATCACCAAGCTTTTTTGTTTCAAGTACCACAATATTACCCACTTCCAGATTGTTATTTTCGAGCTTGTACATTTTTTATATATTTATTCTATATTTCAATCCACTAATTGTCAATGTTTTTATTGTCCTAATTCAAAAATAACAATCATTAATCAAATTTTATACTTTATTATAAATTCTATTGATATCAAAGGGATTTAGACAAATTTTTAGTGGGAATGTTCTTTTAGATTGTGTTATGAATTGTACCAATTTTAACGATAACTAATTAAATAACAGTATTAAGCCGGAAAATATTGAATGTATTTTTTTCTATAAGTAAGTTTCGCTATTATAATCAGAATAACTATTTCTTCTAAAAAAATGTCTTACTACTTTTATGCGATCATAAAAGTCAGCTAAAAAACTTTTCAGGAAGAATAGTATATAGACGAGGAGGTTTTGTGCATGAAACAAAGAATATCGGTAATCATGGTTTTCACAATGCTTTTTTCAATTCTCCATCAATTTGTAATACCTTTGACAGCTTATGCCGGAAAAAGCGAGCCCATTGCTATTTGCGTTGATTTAGATGGCTTTCAGGATGTTGTTGGCGGAGACAGTGATAGAACTTTGCTCTGGAAGAAGGGGGATGCTTCGGTAGTTGATGGTGTAATGCGTATTGCAGATTCACTTGAAGGTAAGGCCGGTACGGTTGTCAGGAGGAATCAAATCAGACTTACTCACGGCTTTAGCACCTATTTTCAGTTTCAAATACATGATCCTGGAAATGGTGGTTATGCGGATGGACTCTCTTTTATCATTTATGAAGCAGACCAACCACAATTAGGCTCTACTGGTGGTGGCCTAGGTTATAAGGGTATTGATAAATCCATTGCAGTAGAATTCGATATATACCAGAACACAGATTTAGACGATCCAGAAAGCTCTCACGCAGCAATTATGTTAAACGGTAATAATTCACACTACGTACAGCCCACAGACTCATTAGCTGATTGTTCAAGTCTTCAGGGCAGCATAATCAACGCGTGGGTTGATTATAATAATGGAACTGTTACTGCCACATTTGGTACTGAAAATAGTAGGTCTAATGAAGGAAACATAACAATCAGCAGAGATGTGGGTGATTTTCTTGAAGAGAAAGACGTATTTGTCGGCTTTTCTGCTTCGACAGGCGGTTGCATGGCAAAACACGACCTTAAAGAATGGTATTTTAAGGACAGTTATGATTCGGATGGTCTGAGTTCGTATTATACACAAGCAGCATCAACTCTGGATATCAACCTTGACAATGTTATAAATCCCACTTCTGTTTCTGTTGCAGTTTATGACGCAACGGGAAAAGAGATGGAAAATCAGAATATAGAAATCTTTATCGATAATACTAGCATGGGTGAGTTCAATACTGGTACAAACGGCTACCAGTACGATTTAAGCGGTATTGAGTCGGGAGAACATATAATCAGATCAATTGTTTATGGCGGAGCGTCCAACTTCAAAGAATTTACTGTCAGTTCAATTGCCAATTCCGACAACAATAGTGTCAACGTCGGAAAGGAAAGTGTAACGGAAGGAAAAACTGTTACACTGACAGCAATTGGAGACAGGCAGGATGAAGAAGGTATATACATTGAAGATGAAAGGTATATACCTGTATCATGGACCTCTACAGAAACCGGAAAATCTGGTACATTTAGCTTGTTGGGCAACAACTATACATCTACATACACTACAACTGCAGCCGGAAGTTATACCATAACGGCAACCTTCCAGAAACAAAAATGGGATGGCACTGAATGGAAGGATGTCTCTGGGGATACAGACAGTAAAGGAAGCACCCTCAAAGTTGAAGCTCTTGTAAGCTTTAACCTTACTGCAACACCCGGTAATCAACATGTGCAATTAAGTTGGGAACCAGTAGAAAGTACAGAATCATATGATATATATACTGACGATATCTTCACTGCAACAGTATCCTCGAACGTATATGCTTATGATGTAGAGAACCTCACAAATGGCAATAAATATAATTTTCAAGTAAATGCTCTTGACGACAGTGAATTTGTTATCGCAATATCCAATAAAGTAAGCGCTGTTTCACCCCATGCAACTTCAAAAGTTAGTAGTAACAACGATAGTAATACAACACCAGTGACACCGCCAAATAGCGGAGTGGTTATTCTTGTAAACGGCAAAACTGAAAACGCAGGAATTGCCATAAATAGTACTAGAGGAACTAAGACTATAACAACCATTGCCATTGACGAGAAAAAGCTTGAACAAAAGCTTGAACAGGAAGGCAGAAAAGCAGTTGTTATTATCCCTGTAAACTCCAAATCCGACGTGGTAGTCGGAGAATTAAACGGGCAGATGATCAAGAGTATGGAAATAAAAGAAGCGATTCTCGAAGTAAAGACTGATACAGCAGCTTATACTTTGCCAGCACATCAGATAGATATAGATAAAATATCTCAGCAACTAGACACACAAGTATCACTTCAGGACATCAAAGTACAGATAGAAATTGCAAAGTCTCAGGACGAAACAGTCCGGATAGTTGAAAACTCCGCAAAGAAAGGTGGGTTTTCTGTCGTAGTTCCTCCTGTAGATTTCAGTATCAAATGCGCTCATGGAGATAAATCGGTAGAAGTAACAAATTTCAACGCCTATGTGGAAAGAACTTTAGCAATACCGGATGGGGTTGACCCAAGTAAAATAACGACAGGAATAGTAACGGAACCTGACGGTGCAACAAGACACGTTCCCACAAGGGTATCACTTGTTGACGGTAAATACTATGCTCGTATCAACAGTCTTACCAACAGTACCTATGTGGTGGTATACCATCCTATAGAATTTAAGGATGTGGGTAAACACTGGGCAAAAGAAGCAATCAATGACATGGGTTCAAGAATGGTAATAAGCGGAACTGGCAACGATATGTTTGAACCAGATAGAGACATCACTCGTGCAGAATTTGCAGCAATTATCGTAAAGGCATTGGGACTAAAACCTGGAATGGGAACAAATCCGTTTACTGACGTAAAAAATTCCGACTGGTGCAGCGACTATATCAAGACAGCTGTTGAGTACAATATCGTATCGGGCTATGATAATGGTCAATTCGGTTTAACGGACAAAGTCACCCGCGAACAGGCAATGACTATGATAGCAAACGCCATGAAAATTACCGGGTTAAAAGTGGAGTTTTCCGAAGGTGAAATCGAAGAGTTATTATCAGATTTCAGTGACTCAATCATATCGTCAGATTATGCGAAAGCCAGCATTGCAACCTGTATTAAGGCGGGAATTGTTTCAGGACGGAAGGTCAATCTTTTATCTCCAAAGGATAACATCACCAGAGCAGAGGTTGCAGAAATAGTAAGAAAGCTATTACAGAAATCGAATCTTATTTAGCTGATAAAAAAGTTCTCGATGTTAATATAAAATAGATGATTGTTTTTTAACCGCAGATTACAAAGCAATGAGCTTGCTTGTATAACTGCGGTTTCTTGTTTTTACTAAACCACGAAGATAATTGTATTTCAGCATGTCATCAGATATAATAAAATACAAAGGTTACAGCATTTGCTAAATACAATTATAAAAGGAAGGTAATTTCAATGAAATTTCTAAATCGTCCAAAAAGATATCTAAACTCATTACTGATTTTTGTATTACCAATAGCACTAATAGCAAACCTCACAGGTTGCTCGGTTAGCGTTAAAGCAGATGATTTAATGTCCGGGATATCTCCTAATAAAGTGAGCG
It contains:
- a CDS encoding restriction endonuclease subunit S is translated as MNISELRKNSQRKFYESEIGRIPKEWNVAQIKNVGEIITGNTPSTKHPEYYGDTYMFVAPGDIGSSKYVRKTEKYLSGKGFEISRKVPQNSIMMICIGSTIGKIAIASEMLTTNQQINSIIPNEIYNNEYVYYALNYYFNKIKESKIEKQAVPIISKSKFSEICIPHIEKQEQRKIADILSAWDKAIELKEKLIEQKKEQKRGLMNKLLTGKLKLSGFNNEWTLKRLKEICIRIIRKNNGQDVPVLTISSLSGFLDQSERFSKVIAGKNVEKYTLLKHGEFSYNKGNSKTYPYGCIFRLEDYEEALVPNVYISFSMNGVDSNFYKYYFEAGLMNDQLAAIINTGVRNDGLLNLNADEFFDITLPVPSEYEQKQIGEILDVATKEINLHQQELEALKLQKKGLMQLLLTGIVRVNN
- a CDS encoding restriction endonuclease subunit S, whose amino-acid sequence is MYKLENNNLEVGNIVVLETKKLGDIAKINTGLVVKRKQAALRENVFKDYKMLTLKSFEQDGWLNINELDCFESNEELDEKYLTQQGDVIVRLSYPNTSIAINENNEGLLIPSLFAIIRLSDVILLPDYLSIYLNSDLMKEFFGRSVIGSAIQIINNSLLKEIVVKFPKIEKQKKIIEFNKFMLREKELMTSLIDEKTKYNKAIIGKLITGGSNDGN
- the dinD gene encoding DNA damage-inducible protein D, which produces MDIKGYSERTFEEIKKINEYGAEYWYGRDLAKVLGYKRWENFVKLIDKAKEACKNSNINASDHIAEVSNMIETGKTAKREVDDFYLSRYACYLIVQNGDPRKEVIALGQTYFAVKTREREMQEAVEQLTEDGKRLAIRNELKEHNKSLVEAAKNAGVETNVDYAVFQNYGYMGLYGGLKAKDIHERKGLKKSQKILDHMGSTELAANLFRATQTDEKLRRDNIKGKEKANETHLYVGKKVRQTIEELGGTMPENLPTPKKSAKQIEKEIETKNKKLVD
- a CDS encoding type I restriction endonuclease subunit R, which gives rise to MSRETEYNEMYISQIPALEVLSKIGYIVLPFEKAEAMRGNLYNVILKDILYEKLKEINHFEYKSKCHKFSEKNIKQAIQDLDEALTDGLMKTNEKIYDSLLLGRSYAEKLPDVDGTRSFDINYIDWKKPENNIFHVVEEFSVEREDGQGNARPDIVLFINGIPFAVIECKKASISISQGISQMLRNQGKGYIPQLFKFIQIVMATNKNETQYATTGTPKKFWSVWKEDEKSVEYKWFEKELGKAVTDRIPTTQDKNIVSLFHPNRVLQLIRYFNLYDKNIKKIARYQQYFAIKEIIKTVEEMDKNGNRQSGVIWHTQGSGKSLTMVMLARYLLSEMAEVHPQLLVITDRIELDSQIHKTFNHSRLKAERATSGKNLVELINNNGADIITSLVHKFDTASRHQEPVKSRNIFVLIDESHRTQYGELHIKMKKVFPNSCYLGFTGTPLMKKDKSTMNKFGSRMIHQYTIKNGVDDGAIVPLFYEGRLVEQTVNRNAIDRRIEMITRNLNEKQAEELKNKWSKFEAIASSEQRIRLIADDIYVHYKQFYKGTYAKAILATASKSDAIRYQEAFEEFEDVSTAVVISPPDQREGYEEVDEEPKDRVLKFWRKMTEEYSDPDKYEEHVKSEFVDGDELEVLIVVDKLLTGFDAPRATILYIDKPMKDHTLLQAIARVNRLYEGKDFGLIVDYRGLIAELDSAMKTYSGAGLENFDGKDLERALVDVISTLGKLRESYSNVVAIFKAVKNKSDKEEYELILEDEVIRNDFYNELSEFGRYLGIALESEHVYNAIGEKDILLYKKEFKFYQELRASVKLRYSDTIDHKEYEPKMRNLMDTYIAAEDVIQITAPVDILDEEEFEEELMRLDSKRAKADAIRTRMTKRINAKWDENPAYYKTFAQRIEEIIKAYKEKRISEADYLERINAVKRDFRKGYSETVYPEKIKHNTHAQAFYGVIKDILEDETSCDAGVSGGINEPGRIYNYEDILAELATDIDIVIDKHSKVDWHDNPDVHNRISQEIDGLLYIAKKKHFPDLSYKQIDKLIENIKTVALRRY
- a CDS encoding S-layer homology domain-containing protein; the protein is MKQRISVIMVFTMLFSILHQFVIPLTAYAGKSEPIAICVDLDGFQDVVGGDSDRTLLWKKGDASVVDGVMRIADSLEGKAGTVVRRNQIRLTHGFSTYFQFQIHDPGNGGYADGLSFIIYEADQPQLGSTGGGLGYKGIDKSIAVEFDIYQNTDLDDPESSHAAIMLNGNNSHYVQPTDSLADCSSLQGSIINAWVDYNNGTVTATFGTENSRSNEGNITISRDVGDFLEEKDVFVGFSASTGGCMAKHDLKEWYFKDSYDSDGLSSYYTQAASTLDINLDNVINPTSVSVAVYDATGKEMENQNIEIFIDNTSMGEFNTGTNGYQYDLSGIESGEHIIRSIVYGGASNFKEFTVSSIANSDNNSVNVGKESVTEGKTVTLTAIGDRQDEEGIYIEDERYIPVSWTSTETGKSGTFSLLGNNYTSTYTTTAAGSYTITATFQKQKWDGTEWKDVSGDTDSKGSTLKVEALVSFNLTATPGNQHVQLSWEPVESTESYDIYTDDIFTATVSSNVYAYDVENLTNGNKYNFQVNALDDSEFVIAISNKVSAVSPHATSKVSSNNDSNTTPVTPPNSGVVILVNGKTENAGIAINSTRGTKTITTIAIDEKKLEQKLEQEGRKAVVIIPVNSKSDVVVGELNGQMIKSMEIKEAILEVKTDTAAYTLPAHQIDIDKISQQLDTQVSLQDIKVQIEIAKSQDETVRIVENSAKKGGFSVVVPPVDFSIKCAHGDKSVEVTNFNAYVERTLAIPDGVDPSKITTGIVTEPDGATRHVPTRVSLVDGKYYARINSLTNSTYVVVYHPIEFKDVGKHWAKEAINDMGSRMVISGTGNDMFEPDRDITRAEFAAIIVKALGLKPGMGTNPFTDVKNSDWCSDYIKTAVEYNIVSGYDNGQFGLTDKVTREQAMTMIANAMKITGLKVEFSEGEIEELLSDFSDSIISSDYAKASIATCIKAGIVSGRKVNLLSPKDNITRAEVAEIVRKLLQKSNLI
- a CDS encoding type I restriction-modification system subunit M, producing the protein MMEIKKYTQEEVNGTLWRACDTFRGKVDSSVYKDYVLVMLFIKYVSDIYKEHKEELMKKFDNDEEMVKRQMSYERFVLDEISTFDYIYDKRNQPNIGEIINTALAHVEEENKTKLRGVFKNIDFNSEAVLGNTKERNAMLKHLLEDFKDLDLRPSRLVGEDVIGNAYEYMIANFASDAGKKGGEFFTPSEVSELLSRLVKPKENDRIYDPTCGSGSLLIKAFNKIPSGKAQIYGQERNGQTHSLCRMNMFLHSIDDARIAWGDTLSNPLHLENDKLMKFQVVVANPPFSLDKWAMGFVGEGNDKEFKMEEGLDPYKRFSWGVPPSSKGDYAFVLHMLHSLAEGGRMGVVLPHGVLFRGASEGKIRQKIIDMNLLDAVIGLPSNLFFGTGIPACILVFRQNRDRDDVLFIDASGDNYYEKGKNQNKLREADIKRIEDAYEKYENIEKFAYVATKNEIIENDYNLNIPRYVDTFEEEEMVDMEEVAQKIASIKAELAEVEGQMAKYLEELGL